In one Armatimonadota bacterium genomic region, the following are encoded:
- a CDS encoding alpha/beta hydrolase: MIGPDFATVFTPSAPGKPVVLALHGTGGDEHSFTGLLQDVLPGFGVFGIRGQVKENGANRYFARFAEGVLDYEDLAFRTQQLGEFLTKRSELADGEVFALGYSNGANMAANLMLTGAFPIARAVLLRPMALPSEARDLDLAGTRVLILAGAHDEICPPSQAGELARALERQGATVELQVVPSGHNLIRADIVALQSFFS, from the coding sequence GTGATCGGGCCAGATTTCGCTACGGTCTTCACCCCCTCTGCGCCTGGAAAGCCGGTCGTCCTGGCCCTCCACGGCACTGGGGGGGACGAGCATTCCTTCACTGGTTTGCTCCAGGATGTCTTGCCTGGCTTTGGCGTGTTCGGTATTCGTGGTCAAGTTAAAGAAAATGGTGCAAACCGATACTTTGCCCGATTTGCCGAAGGTGTTTTGGATTATGAAGACCTGGCTTTCCGCACACAACAATTGGGAGAATTTTTAACCAAAAGGTCAGAGTTGGCGGATGGCGAAGTATTTGCCCTCGGTTACAGCAACGGGGCCAATATGGCCGCCAACCTGATGTTGACCGGAGCGTTCCCGATCGCACGTGCCGTTCTGTTAAGACCGATGGCTTTGCCATCTGAGGCCCGGGATTTGGATCTCGCGGGAACCAGGGTTTTGATCTTGGCCGGAGCTCACGATGAAATCTGTCCTCCCAGCCAAGCAGGTGAATTGGCGCGAGCCTTAGAAAGGCAGGGAGCCACCGTCGAACTCCAGGTCGTTCCGTCGGGCCACAATCTGATCCGGGCGGATATCGTGGCCCTGCAATCCTTTTTCAGCTAG
- a CDS encoding DUF1579 family protein, which yields MIATLTLTSMLLNRAQDPMMPPVPKSELETVSFLKGRFSGKGQGVDMQGKTIKITSTSLGNLEMGRWMNITYTYDLGSMGKMEGRLIFTYNATKKMYEGTWYDSMSESPMAFTGYTEGKYFVANSPHVMMGEMAMDMKIVYAKESANHYKLSVKSRPEGGDWMTAMDMDYMRR from the coding sequence ATGATTGCAACACTCACCCTGACATCGATGCTGCTCAACCGAGCCCAAGACCCCATGATGCCGCCGGTTCCAAAATCGGAACTCGAAACGGTCTCCTTCCTCAAGGGCCGTTTTTCTGGCAAGGGCCAGGGCGTGGACATGCAAGGCAAGACAATTAAGATCACCAGCACATCCCTGGGCAATTTGGAAATGGGCCGTTGGATGAACATCACCTACACATACGACCTCGGTTCGATGGGCAAGATGGAAGGGCGGCTGATCTTCACCTACAACGCCACAAAAAAAATGTATGAGGGGACTTGGTACGACAGCATGAGCGAATCGCCCATGGCGTTCACCGGCTATACGGAAGGGAAATACTTTGTTGCCAATTCCCCCCATGTGATGATGGGTGAGATGGCGATGGACATGAAAATCGTCTACGCCAAGGAATCGGCAAACCATTACAAACTTTCGGTGAAATCCCGCCCCGAAGGCGGAGATTGGATGACCGCCATGGATATGGACTACATGAGGCGATAG
- a CDS encoding DUF1579 family protein, whose protein sequence is MIATLALASALLSPAQDPMAVPPVPKELDRIKFMLGTWKGKGTMTGSDLKSIPVTGGGTCKMTMDRWVSWDGDYIMPGQGKMSGRMMATYNNYTGKFEGEWFDNLTPYALHLTGYTEGKYLVFMSQDIPDGNGGSMKFKITYVNESPKKIGLTVKLAAGGNYMTVVTFSYDKK, encoded by the coding sequence ATGATTGCCACCCTTGCCCTCGCCAGTGCCTTGCTCAGCCCCGCCCAGGATCCCATGGCCGTGCCTCCGGTCCCCAAAGAGCTTGACCGCATCAAGTTCATGCTCGGCACATGGAAGGGCAAAGGGACGATGACTGGTTCAGACCTCAAATCGATCCCGGTCACCGGCGGCGGGACATGCAAGATGACGATGGACCGCTGGGTGAGTTGGGATGGCGATTACATCATGCCGGGCCAAGGCAAGATGTCCGGCCGGATGATGGCGACCTACAACAACTACACGGGGAAATTCGAGGGCGAATGGTTTGACAACCTCACTCCCTACGCCCTGCACCTCACCGGCTACACTGAAGGGAAGTACCTTGTTTTCATGAGCCAAGACATCCCCGATGGCAATGGCGGCTCGATGAAGTTCAAGATCACCTATGTGAACGAATCCCCGAAGAAGATTGGGTTAACGGTGAAGTTGGCGGCGGGTGGCAACTATATGACGGTGGTCACCTTTTCCTATGACAAAAAATAG
- the lipA gene encoding lipoyl synthase: MAQRLPEWLTIRLPRPDTINEVQEMMRGKNLHTVCESARCPNLPECWSKKTATFMILGDTCTRSCGFCAIKVGKGLELDPFEPLNVAKATKELGLKHVVVTSVARDDLKDQGATQFAKTITALHKELPDVIVEILTPDFRGDETCIRLVCDAKPEIYNHNIETVERLHTIVRPQAKYARTMRVLEMVKEIDPAIYTKSGLMLGLGETKQEVVKTLEDLRKIGVDAVTIGQYLRPTMKHLPVVEYIHPDVFKEYEEIGEGMGFAFVASGPFIRSSYNAIAFSEKVMAERLERAGYKAPSKGGNMLRVLPS; the protein is encoded by the coding sequence ATGGCCCAGCGCCTGCCCGAGTGGCTGACGATCCGACTCCCCCGACCAGACACGATCAACGAGGTCCAGGAGATGATGCGGGGCAAGAACCTGCACACGGTGTGCGAAAGTGCCCGATGCCCCAACCTGCCGGAATGCTGGAGCAAAAAAACCGCCACCTTCATGATCTTGGGCGACACGTGCACCCGCAGCTGCGGGTTCTGTGCGATCAAGGTTGGCAAAGGGCTTGAACTCGACCCCTTCGAACCGCTCAATGTGGCTAAAGCCACCAAAGAGCTCGGGCTTAAGCACGTGGTCGTCACCAGCGTGGCCCGGGATGACCTGAAAGACCAGGGCGCAACACAATTCGCCAAAACCATCACCGCCCTACACAAGGAACTCCCCGATGTCATCGTGGAGATCCTCACCCCAGACTTCCGGGGCGACGAAACCTGCATCCGCCTGGTTTGCGATGCGAAACCCGAAATCTACAACCACAACATCGAAACTGTGGAGCGGTTGCACACCATCGTCCGCCCCCAAGCCAAATACGCACGCACAATGCGGGTACTCGAAATGGTCAAGGAGATCGACCCGGCGATCTACACCAAGTCTGGCCTCATGCTCGGACTTGGGGAAACCAAACAAGAGGTCGTTAAAACGCTCGAAGACCTGCGCAAAATCGGCGTAGATGCGGTGACGATCGGCCAATACTTGCGCCCCACAATGAAACACCTGCCGGTCGTTGAATACATCCACCCGGACGTGTTCAAAGAATACGAAGAGATCGGCGAGGGCATGGGCTTTGCGTTTGTCGCAAGCGGCCCGTTTATCAGGAGTTCTTACAATGCCATCGCATTCAGCGAAAAGGTGATGGCCGAGCGGTTGGAACGCGCCGGCTACAAAGCGCCTTCAAAGGGAGGCAATATGCTGAGGGTTCTCCCAAGTTAG
- a CDS encoding DUF4349 domain-containing protein, with amino-acid sequence MKTPWLLVVVLALAVGGCTDEVPEAGVSAKNADHESSRVATSPASTPPQTPVETPLRNVIRNGSMTVRVPDVEKTEKQLTRDLASVGGYVAGSHSAGYGTGSPTVELNLKIPAARLDGVIETISAYGVVLDKQLSSEDVTDQLIDAEARLKTLTSQESRYRDLLNKANNINQIAEIESKLGEVRTQIERISATRKSMADRAAMSELKITLTQDAATLPATQGQAGWLNESWGQATGAFLGVLQMGGTVAVWLLVFSPLWGAIAGGTWLVARHAKAKR; translated from the coding sequence ATGAAGACTCCTTGGTTGTTGGTCGTCGTTTTGGCACTCGCTGTTGGCGGGTGTACCGATGAAGTGCCTGAGGCAGGCGTAAGCGCGAAAAATGCAGATCATGAGAGCAGCCGGGTGGCAACAAGCCCGGCAAGCACGCCTCCCCAGACACCGGTGGAAACACCTCTCAGGAACGTCATCCGCAACGGCTCGATGACTGTGCGGGTGCCGGATGTCGAAAAAACCGAAAAGCAACTCACCCGCGACCTTGCTTCAGTTGGTGGTTACGTTGCCGGTTCCCATAGCGCGGGCTATGGAACGGGATCGCCCACAGTCGAACTCAATTTGAAGATTCCAGCCGCCCGGCTCGACGGTGTCATCGAGACAATTTCGGCCTACGGAGTGGTTCTGGACAAGCAACTTTCCAGCGAGGATGTGACCGATCAATTGATTGATGCGGAGGCACGGCTCAAAACCCTAACGTCACAAGAATCCCGATACCGCGATTTGCTAAACAAGGCGAACAACATCAATCAGATCGCAGAGATTGAGTCAAAACTTGGCGAGGTGAGGACTCAAATTGAGCGGATCTCGGCCACCCGCAAATCAATGGCCGATCGGGCGGCCATGAGCGAGCTGAAAATCACCCTTACCCAAGATGCCGCCACCTTGCCAGCGACCCAAGGCCAAGCCGGATGGCTCAACGAATCCTGGGGTCAAGCGACTGGGGCCTTTTTGGGCGTACTGCAAATGGGTGGGACAGTGGCTGTTTGGCTCTTGGTTTTTTCACCACTTTGGGGTGCCATTGCGGGCGGAACTTGGCTGGTTGCCCGTCATGCCAAAGCGAAACGTTGA
- a CDS encoding M42 family metallopeptidase: MRAESLDFLRTLCNTPSPSGYEERAAQVYRDYTGQFADEIRTDRHGNVMAVLNPQASQKIMLAGHMDEIGFQVHYIDDKGFLFFRGIGGHDTMVPVGNRVLVHGSEAVPGVIGRKPIHLLENGEKDKRPDLADMVIDIGATSREDAESVVSIGDCVTYQYGFAELRNGRAVARGFDNRVGTFAVAEALRHAKESGSLDPGVGIYAVATVQEEIGLRGARTAAQGLGAQSGIAVDVDFAIDHPGLSQTKYGACDIGKGPSITRGANINPVVFRMLKDAAEKEGIPFQIAAEPGGTGTDANAMQVAGAGMATGLVGIPLRYMHTPCELLDLADAENCARLMAAYCLGVKADTDFTPRIF, translated from the coding sequence ATGCGCGCCGAATCCCTCGATTTCCTCCGAACGCTTTGCAACACCCCGTCCCCCAGTGGATATGAAGAGCGGGCCGCCCAGGTCTATCGCGACTACACGGGCCAATTCGCGGACGAAATCCGCACGGACCGGCATGGCAATGTGATGGCTGTTTTGAACCCGCAGGCTTCGCAAAAAATCATGCTGGCTGGGCACATGGACGAAATCGGCTTCCAAGTCCATTACATCGATGACAAAGGTTTCCTCTTTTTCCGGGGAATTGGCGGGCACGACACCATGGTTCCGGTGGGGAACCGGGTGCTCGTCCACGGTTCTGAGGCGGTGCCGGGCGTGATTGGGCGCAAGCCGATCCACCTTTTGGAAAACGGGGAAAAGGACAAGCGCCCCGACCTGGCCGACATGGTCATTGATATTGGGGCGACAAGCAGGGAGGATGCGGAAAGCGTGGTCTCGATCGGCGACTGTGTGACCTACCAATATGGGTTTGCCGAGCTGCGCAACGGGCGAGCGGTGGCCCGGGGATTCGACAACCGGGTCGGCACATTCGCTGTTGCCGAAGCGCTCCGCCATGCCAAAGAATCGGGCAGCCTCGACCCGGGCGTTGGCATCTATGCCGTGGCAACGGTGCAAGAAGAGATTGGCCTCCGGGGGGCCAGGACGGCGGCGCAGGGCCTTGGCGCCCAATCTGGGATCGCTGTCGATGTCGATTTCGCCATCGACCACCCGGGGCTGAGCCAGACCAAATATGGGGCCTGCGACATCGGCAAAGGCCCGAGCATCACCCGGGGAGCGAATATCAACCCGGTCGTGTTCCGAATGCTCAAGGATGCCGCGGAAAAGGAGGGGATCCCTTTCCAAATCGCAGCCGAACCGGGGGGCACCGGCACCGACGCCAATGCGATGCAGGTGGCCGGGGCCGGCATGGCTACCGGCCTTGTGGGGATCCCCTTGCGCTACATGCACACGCCCTGCGAACTATTGGATCTGGCCGATGCCGAAAATTGCGCCCGGCTAATGGCCGCCTACTGCCTTGGCGTGAAAGCCGACACAGATTTCACTCCCCGCATTTTCTAA
- a CDS encoding DinB family protein yields MGQGSDANIGGKSAAQDLGGTPGRLVDEAESQSLISKACQELDSSVARLIAAAERVPQSHHLWSPSPSARNAVEQVAHAAWALEQMRRMILGTPFAAPTTAEGDRIMREFDAGFKSLEEATELLHTNASRWKETVAALSASQIDDPVTLPYGLGEAPRRTMLEAGAAHTLWHLAQLEYLQTVMGDRDWGF; encoded by the coding sequence ATGGGTCAAGGATCTGATGCGAATATTGGCGGCAAAAGCGCTGCCCAAGATCTTGGCGGAACGCCAGGAAGGCTCGTTGATGAGGCGGAATCGCAATCCCTGATTTCAAAGGCTTGCCAGGAACTCGATTCATCGGTGGCCAGGCTCATCGCCGCCGCAGAACGGGTCCCCCAATCGCACCACCTCTGGTCGCCCAGCCCCAGCGCCCGGAATGCCGTTGAACAGGTCGCCCACGCTGCTTGGGCATTGGAACAAATGCGCCGCATGATCCTTGGGACCCCCTTTGCGGCGCCGACGACGGCAGAAGGAGACCGGATCATGCGGGAATTCGATGCCGGGTTCAAATCCTTGGAGGAAGCTACGGAGCTGCTGCACACCAACGCCTCTCGATGGAAAGAGACGGTCGCGGCCCTCTCGGCTAGTCAGATTGATGACCCTGTCACATTGCCTTACGGCTTGGGTGAGGCGCCGCGTCGAACCATGCTGGAAGCCGGCGCGGCCCACACCCTGTGGCACTTGGCGCAGCTGGAGTACCTGCAGACCGTGATGGGTGACCGCGATTGGGGTTTCTAG
- a CDS encoding DUF1801 domain-containing protein: protein MAETTHHDIISQLESPRREEIQQLHDLISGIVPEWEQWVTKGIMAFGRYSYYGSSKKCSGDWFYVGLGLGKAGMSVYITPSDSDLTLPEQGKGKLGTSDIGKSCIRFKSVDKLNLPELEKLLRRCKQIIDAGGTGPGGKIS, encoded by the coding sequence ATGGCAGAAACGACGCACCACGACATCATTTCCCAGCTTGAAAGCCCGCGTCGGGAGGAGATCCAGCAGCTCCACGACCTGATCTCCGGCATCGTGCCCGAGTGGGAGCAATGGGTGACCAAAGGGATCATGGCTTTTGGCCGCTATAGCTATTACGGCTCATCAAAAAAGTGTTCGGGCGACTGGTTTTATGTCGGCCTTGGCTTGGGCAAAGCAGGGATGAGCGTTTACATCACGCCATCCGACTCTGACCTCACCCTACCCGAACAAGGCAAGGGCAAACTCGGCACTTCGGACATCGGCAAGAGTTGTATCCGGTTCAAATCGGTGGACAAGCTGAACCTCCCCGAGCTTGAAAAACTCCTCCGCCGGTGCAAACAAATCATCGACGCCGGCGGCACCGGCCCCGGCGGAAAAATCAGCTAG
- a CDS encoding prepilin-type N-terminal cleavage/methylation domain-containing protein, with protein MGAVRRAFTLIELLVVIAIVAFLAAVLFPVFARSKEAAKKATCTSNLKQLGSSWELYLADYDDRMPDRRDLKQTAQGGFRPWSNWPPSDPRGGWLLAPLAPYKVKATLACPSTEGIWKSDPQVTQDGVNYWLWRFDQIADPVPLDNGWGKSPEQLVQDLASAANPFIGIPDGVADVELAVDPYFPSTVPSILSAKRGRAVHFGGRNRLFLDTHVKFLRDVRTN; from the coding sequence ATGGGGGCAGTGCGCCGCGCATTCACCCTGATCGAACTCCTGGTTGTGATCGCCATCGTCGCGTTTTTGGCGGCGGTGCTGTTCCCCGTGTTTGCTCGGTCCAAGGAAGCCGCCAAGAAGGCCACCTGCACCAGCAATCTCAAGCAACTGGGTTCCTCTTGGGAGTTGTATCTGGCGGACTACGACGACCGGATGCCTGACCGCCGCGACCTGAAGCAAACGGCCCAAGGAGGCTTCCGGCCTTGGTCGAACTGGCCACCCTCAGACCCCCGCGGCGGGTGGTTGCTGGCACCCCTGGCCCCGTACAAAGTCAAGGCCACACTCGCCTGCCCCAGCACCGAGGGAATTTGGAAATCCGACCCCCAAGTGACGCAAGACGGCGTGAACTACTGGCTTTGGCGGTTCGACCAAATTGCCGACCCCGTCCCACTGGACAACGGCTGGGGCAAGTCGCCCGAGCAGCTTGTGCAAGATTTGGCGTCGGCTGCCAACCCTTTCATCGGCATCCCCGATGGGGTGGCGGATGTTGAACTCGCCGTCGACCCCTACTTTCCTTCAACCGTTCCATCAATCCTGTCCGCCAAACGGGGGCGGGCGGTTCATTTCGGCGGCCGGAACCGGCTATTCCTCGATACCCACGTCAAATTTCTGCGCGATGTCCGGACAAATTGA
- a CDS encoding pyrroloquinoline quinone biosynthesis protein PqqB has protein sequence MEARLLGVAQDGGFPQPGCRCSNCRNLGIFRSPAACLAIVDESNQRYWIIDTPPQFGEAIQPLAGLELAGIFLTHGHVGHYTGLMFLGKEAMATRELPVWCSRQMRRLLESNEPWASLISGTHIAVQEIATLETYRIAPGLQIAPVAVPHRGEFTDTFAYCVIGPKQSLFYCPDIDFWPIDNPSLHTLLHLNEHLLLDATFFSPDELPGRDLKQIPHPFITDAIDHLGPYAEKVTFIHMNHSNPILDPGSSASKIVREAGFQVGSVGQRFALA, from the coding sequence ATGGAGGCAAGGCTGCTAGGCGTCGCCCAAGACGGGGGTTTCCCTCAGCCGGGTTGCCGCTGCTCGAACTGCCGGAATTTGGGGATCTTTCGGAGCCCGGCGGCTTGCCTCGCCATCGTTGACGAATCCAACCAGCGCTATTGGATAATCGATACCCCGCCCCAATTCGGCGAAGCGATCCAACCGCTGGCGGGCTTGGAACTCGCCGGAATTTTCCTCACCCATGGACACGTCGGCCACTACACCGGCTTGATGTTTTTGGGCAAGGAGGCTATGGCAACCCGGGAGTTGCCGGTTTGGTGCAGTCGCCAAATGCGACGACTTTTGGAATCAAACGAACCGTGGGCAAGCCTCATTTCTGGAACGCACATTGCAGTCCAAGAAATTGCAACGCTCGAAACCTATCGGATAGCACCGGGCCTGCAGATCGCACCCGTCGCGGTGCCCCACCGGGGGGAATTCACCGATACCTTCGCTTATTGCGTGATTGGGCCAAAGCAATCACTGTTCTATTGCCCGGATATCGACTTTTGGCCGATCGACAACCCCAGTCTGCATACGCTGTTGCATTTGAACGAGCACCTCTTGCTGGACGCCACGTTTTTCAGCCCCGATGAACTCCCGGGTCGGGATTTGAAGCAAATCCCGCACCCGTTTATCACCGATGCGATCGACCACTTGGGCCCGTATGCCGAAAAGGTCACCTTTATCCACATGAACCACTCTAACCCGATCCTTGACCCAGGTTCCTCAGCATCCAAGATTGTCCGGGAAGCCGGTTTCCAAGTCGGGTCTGTGGGTCAACGTTTCGCTTTGGCATGA
- a CDS encoding HD domain-containing protein, translating to MDGHPSKAEILAALSLALDLVEGQPEGHAVRTCAIALKLADLIGFNEFERQDVYYAAILKDSGCSNNSVRIQKIFGGDEFISKRAVKTVDWTSPLASIRFAFEYTERGNGWGAKLRRMAANIGPPNAVMNQVTLARCTRGAMIARKLGFGETVAEAVHQLDEHWDGKGSPHGIKGRDLNPVGQLICLAQTAEVFAVTYGIPAAMEMVRERSGRWFDPELARAFLSLEEDTAFWNAFGAAHYRGIVPPGLRDAAAEADIDAICEAFAMIVDAKSSFTAEHSARVAGYAAGIGSQMGLGNDRMSLLTRAGLLHDIGKLAVSTAILEKPGKLDEAEFAAVQSHPMHSFVILQRIAGFDSIAEIASGHHERLDGKGYWQGLGADHLPLETRIMTVADVYDALSAKRPYREALPYEKCRAIMDADAGTAFDPECLEALWQSLESVPLAA from the coding sequence ATGGATGGCCATCCTTCCAAGGCAGAGATCCTGGCCGCGCTGTCGCTTGCCCTCGACCTTGTGGAAGGGCAGCCCGAGGGCCACGCCGTCCGCACGTGCGCCATCGCTTTGAAACTGGCCGACCTCATCGGATTCAACGAGTTTGAGCGGCAAGATGTCTATTACGCGGCCATCCTCAAAGATTCCGGATGTTCGAACAACTCGGTGAGGATCCAAAAGATCTTTGGCGGAGACGAATTCATTTCAAAGCGGGCCGTCAAAACCGTCGACTGGACATCCCCGCTCGCCAGCATCCGGTTTGCGTTTGAATACACGGAGCGGGGGAACGGCTGGGGGGCCAAGCTCCGTCGCATGGCGGCCAACATCGGCCCTCCGAATGCCGTGATGAACCAAGTGACGTTGGCCCGATGCACACGCGGAGCCATGATCGCGCGGAAATTGGGTTTTGGCGAGACGGTCGCGGAAGCTGTCCACCAGCTGGACGAGCACTGGGACGGCAAAGGGTCGCCGCATGGCATCAAAGGCCGCGACCTCAACCCGGTCGGCCAATTGATCTGTCTTGCCCAAACGGCGGAGGTTTTCGCCGTCACTTATGGGATCCCCGCCGCAATGGAAATGGTGCGGGAAAGGTCTGGGCGATGGTTCGACCCAGAGCTGGCCCGCGCTTTCCTCAGCTTGGAGGAGGACACGGCGTTTTGGAACGCGTTTGGAGCCGCGCATTACCGGGGGATTGTCCCACCGGGGCTCCGGGATGCCGCCGCAGAAGCCGATATCGACGCCATCTGCGAGGCCTTTGCGATGATTGTGGACGCCAAATCATCGTTTACAGCCGAGCATTCGGCGCGGGTCGCCGGATATGCGGCGGGGATCGGGAGCCAAATGGGGCTCGGCAACGACCGCATGAGTTTGCTCACGCGGGCCGGGCTCTTGCACGACATCGGGAAACTGGCCGTTTCAACCGCCATTTTGGAAAAGCCCGGCAAACTGGATGAAGCAGAGTTTGCGGCGGTTCAGTCTCACCCGATGCACAGTTTTGTGATTCTGCAGCGGATTGCGGGCTTCGATTCGATCGCCGAAATCGCCTCTGGCCACCACGAACGGCTGGATGGCAAAGGGTATTGGCAGGGTTTGGGGGCCGACCACTTGCCCCTCGAGACCCGGATCATGACAGTGGCAGACGTCTACGATGCGCTCAGTGCCAAGCGTCCTTACCGCGAGGCCCTGCCCTATGAAAAATGCCGGGCCATCATGGATGCCGACGCGGGCACGGCGTTCGACCCCGAATGCCTCGAGGCGTTGTGGCAATCCTTGGAATCGGTGCCGCTGGCGGCCTAA
- the pdxS gene encoding pyridoxal 5'-phosphate synthase lyase subunit PdxS, with the protein METLNGNVGQSSKTWREKVGLAEMLKGGVIMDVVTPEQARIAEDAGAVAVMALERVPADIRKDGGVARMSDPEMILGIKETVSIPVMAKCRIGHFVEAQILEALEIDFIDESEVLTPADHANHVDKHAFTVPFVCGARNLGEALRRCAEGAAMIRTKGEAGTGDVVEAVRHMRTIMSEIRTVQNAREDELYVLAKEHQAPLDLIREVKKLGKLPVPNFSAGGIATPADAALMMQLGAETVFVGSGIFKSGDPVKRARAIVEAVLFYKEPKKLAEISRNLGEAMVGINCSTLPEQEQLAVRGW; encoded by the coding sequence ATGGAAACTTTGAACGGGAATGTTGGCCAGTCATCAAAGACTTGGCGCGAAAAGGTCGGCTTGGCAGAAATGCTCAAAGGCGGTGTGATCATGGACGTGGTCACCCCGGAACAGGCCCGGATTGCCGAAGATGCCGGCGCGGTCGCCGTCATGGCATTGGAACGTGTCCCGGCCGACATCCGCAAAGACGGCGGTGTGGCCCGCATGTCGGACCCTGAAATGATCTTGGGGATCAAAGAAACCGTTTCGATCCCGGTCATGGCCAAATGCCGGATCGGCCACTTCGTAGAAGCCCAGATTTTGGAAGCATTGGAGATCGACTTCATCGATGAAAGCGAAGTCCTGACTCCGGCCGACCATGCCAACCACGTGGACAAGCATGCCTTCACCGTTCCTTTTGTTTGCGGGGCCCGGAACCTTGGCGAAGCCCTACGCAGATGCGCCGAAGGGGCGGCGATGATCCGCACCAAGGGCGAGGCCGGAACCGGCGACGTCGTGGAAGCGGTGCGCCATATGCGGACCATCATGTCCGAAATCCGCACCGTGCAAAACGCCCGCGAAGATGAACTTTATGTGCTGGCCAAAGAACACCAAGCGCCGCTGGACTTAATCCGTGAAGTCAAGAAACTGGGCAAGTTGCCCGTCCCCAATTTTAGCGCGGGCGGCATTGCCACACCCGCCGATGCGGCCCTGATGATGCAGCTTGGCGCGGAGACTGTTTTTGTCGGCAGCGGCATCTTCAAATCCGGCGACCCGGTCAAACGGGCTCGGGCCATCGTGGAGGCGGTCTTGTTCTACAAAGAGCCGAAAAAGTTGGCCGAAATTAGCAGAAACCTCGGCGAGGCGATGGTTGGGATCAACTGTTCAACGCTTCCGGAACAAGAGCAACTCGCCGTGCGAGGCTGGTGA
- a CDS encoding M50 family metallopeptidase, which produces MNKSQKILLLAALAGVALWAVPGLRILMLPFIYLGTHIHELCHAVMALATGGQPESIHVFMDGSGVTPVSGGNVLLVAAAGYPGAAFAGSLLILSGKTERGARRAFAGVATALGLSLLLLVRGDLAGVLSALFWIPVLACAAWKLDDGQIRFASQFVGIVVGLNAFQSLLNLWNISLSGSIPTDATILAEHYWIPAPIWSALFFALAAVVTGAALVLTTRAGQKQSR; this is translated from the coding sequence TTGAACAAATCCCAAAAGATCCTCCTCCTCGCTGCATTGGCCGGGGTTGCCCTTTGGGCGGTGCCGGGTCTCAGGATCTTGATGTTGCCTTTCATTTATTTGGGAACTCATATTCATGAGCTCTGCCATGCCGTCATGGCTCTGGCGACCGGGGGACAGCCCGAATCAATCCATGTCTTCATGGATGGCAGCGGGGTCACTCCGGTAAGCGGTGGCAATGTTTTGCTGGTAGCGGCAGCCGGTTATCCCGGGGCAGCGTTTGCCGGAAGCCTCCTAATCCTCTCCGGAAAGACGGAACGAGGAGCCCGTCGGGCCTTTGCCGGAGTTGCGACGGCCCTGGGCCTCTCCCTATTACTCCTCGTTCGGGGCGACTTGGCCGGAGTGCTGAGTGCCCTGTTTTGGATACCCGTGTTGGCGTGTGCCGCCTGGAAGCTGGATGACGGCCAAATCCGGTTCGCTTCCCAGTTCGTGGGCATTGTGGTGGGGCTGAACGCTTTTCAATCGCTCCTGAATCTTTGGAACATCAGCCTCTCTGGCTCAATCCCGACCGATGCCACCATCTTGGCCGAGCATTATTGGATTCCTGCCCCTATTTGGTCGGCCCTGTTCTTTGCTCTTGCGGCAGTGGTGACGGGTGCCGCGTTGGTGCTGACGACCCGGGCCGGCCAAAAGCAAAGCCGTTGA